The Gemmatimonadaceae bacterium genome includes a window with the following:
- a CDS encoding flagellar hook protein FlgE, which translates to MLRSLFAGVSGLRNHQFRMDVIGNNIANVNTVGFKSGRVAFKEGFAQLLQGASRPPGDQGGVNPVQIGLGSLIGSVDQMFTQGNVETTGVNTDLAMQGDAFFVVRKGTETYYTRSGNFQLDAEGRMVSPTNGFIVQGRMAEDGILNDTITDIILPFGQKVAARATTKVTVAGNLNSSAGTFNAADPDGTGPLVGGFGPDTRAVTANSGTFTNGTIGMFDALGNKVDVKMWMWKTASNQWDWQIDESTLPAGYTLDPTTPGAAIGGGGTVTGRFTFDPSTALLTQSEIIGGASAGTGVSSPTLGIIGPGGATMSVTMNLGAAVSGTGVIGTLGGLTQFAGNGTAVLRDQDGYTSGQLQNFSIDRIGIISGAFTNGVNQTLGQIVLADFNNPAGLLRTGDNMYAVSGNSGGAVLGYALEGSQSFVTSGALEMSNVDLAQEFTNLIVAQRGFQANSRVITTSDSMLEELVNLKR; encoded by the coding sequence ATGCTTCGTTCCCTCTTTGCCGGCGTCTCGGGTCTGCGGAACCACCAGTTCCGCATGGACGTCATCGGCAACAACATCGCGAACGTCAACACCGTGGGCTTCAAGAGCGGCCGCGTTGCCTTCAAGGAGGGCTTCGCGCAGCTCCTGCAGGGCGCCAGCCGTCCCCCCGGTGACCAGGGCGGCGTGAACCCGGTGCAGATCGGGCTCGGGTCGCTGATCGGCTCGGTGGACCAGATGTTCACGCAGGGCAACGTCGAGACCACGGGTGTGAACACCGACCTCGCGATGCAGGGTGACGCGTTCTTCGTCGTGCGCAAGGGCACCGAGACGTACTACACGCGCTCGGGCAACTTCCAGCTCGACGCCGAGGGGCGCATGGTGTCGCCGACGAACGGCTTCATCGTGCAGGGGCGCATGGCCGAGGACGGGATCCTGAACGACACCATCACGGACATCATCCTGCCGTTCGGCCAGAAGGTCGCGGCGCGTGCCACGACCAAGGTCACGGTGGCCGGCAACCTCAACTCGTCGGCCGGTACCTTCAACGCCGCCGACCCCGATGGCACGGGCCCGCTGGTGGGTGGCTTCGGCCCCGACACACGCGCCGTCACCGCCAACTCGGGCACGTTCACCAACGGCACCATCGGCATGTTCGACGCGCTCGGCAACAAGGTCGACGTCAAGATGTGGATGTGGAAGACCGCCAGCAACCAGTGGGACTGGCAGATCGACGAGTCCACGCTGCCTGCCGGCTACACGCTCGATCCGACCACACCCGGCGCGGCGATCGGCGGCGGCGGCACCGTCACCGGCCGCTTCACCTTCGACCCGTCCACCGCGCTGCTGACGCAGTCGGAGATCATCGGCGGCGCGAGTGCCGGCACCGGTGTCTCGAGCCCCACGCTCGGCATCATCGGCCCCGGTGGCGCCACCATGTCGGTCACGATGAACCTTGGCGCGGCAGTCAGTGGCACCGGCGTCATCGGCACGCTCGGCGGCCTGACGCAGTTCGCCGGCAACGGCACCGCCGTGCTCCGCGACCAGGACGGCTACACCAGCGGCCAGCTCCAGAACTTCAGCATCGACCGCATCGGCATCATCAGCGGCGCCTTCACCAACGGCGTGAACCAGACGCTGGGCCAGATCGTGCTCGCCGACTTCAACAACCCGGCCGGCCTGCTCCGCACCGGTGACAACATGTACGCCGTGAGCGGCAACTCCGGCGGCGCGGTGCTCGGCTACGCACTCGAGGGCAGCCAGAGCTTCGTCACCAGCGGCGCGCTCGAGATGTCGAACGTGGACCTGGCGCAGGAGTTCACGAACCTGATCGTGGCCCAGCGTGGCTTCCAGGCCAACAGCCGGGTCATCACCACGAGCGACTCGATGCTCGAGGAGCTGGTGAACCTGAAGCGGTGA
- a CDS encoding flagellar basal body-associated FliL family protein translates to MADHEEEAAAEGTEKKKKGLPPFVMPLVLVLAGLGGGGFVGAKVVGPKLTAGIDGTLTPAELIAHASKKKGAHADEDADAGDGAHDEEAGDEGDEESGDHAEAKGGGEHGPAAPPPLYTLSDLVLNPAGSGGTRFLMLSVAFDMKDSAAVEVLKQRDAEIKDAVLALVGAKTVEELAEVASREPLKVEIKALVGKITKKPKAIKRVSFPQFVIQ, encoded by the coding sequence ATGGCTGACCACGAAGAAGAAGCTGCCGCCGAAGGCACCGAGAAGAAAAAGAAGGGGCTCCCGCCCTTCGTCATGCCGCTGGTCCTCGTCCTTGCCGGCCTGGGCGGCGGTGGATTCGTGGGCGCCAAGGTCGTGGGCCCGAAGCTCACCGCCGGCATCGACGGCACCCTGACCCCGGCGGAACTCATCGCACACGCCTCGAAAAAGAAGGGCGCCCACGCCGACGAGGACGCCGACGCCGGGGACGGCGCGCACGACGAGGAGGCAGGCGACGAGGGCGACGAGGAATCGGGAGACCACGCCGAGGCCAAGGGCGGCGGCGAGCACGGTCCCGCTGCACCACCACCGCTCTACACGCTCAGCGACCTGGTGCTCAATCCCGCCGGTTCGGGCGGCACGCGGTTCCTCATGCTCTCGGTGGCCTTCGACATGAAGGACTCCGCCGCCGTGGAGGTGCTGAAGCAGCGCGACGCCGAGATCAAGGACGCCGTCCTCGCGCTGGTCGGCGCCAAGACCGTCGAGGAGCTCGCCGAGGTGGCGTCCCGTGAGCCGCTCAAGGTCGAGATCAAGGCGCTCGTCGGCAAGATCACGAAGAAGCCCAAGGCCATCAAGCGCGTCAGCTTCCCGCAGTTCGTCATCCAGTGA
- the fliP gene encoding flagellar type III secretion system pore protein FliP (The bacterial flagellar biogenesis protein FliP forms a type III secretion system (T3SS)-type pore required for flagellar assembly.), whose amino-acid sequence MNAAGYAGMLGTLAFVLGLVVLVARLAKRFLPGTVTAAGSDAFAVIQRIPLGQRQGIAVVQRGDLLIGVSVGEGGVRTLFTMPANGAGATLPDITPDAHEHDTPDIGPASSFTRVLGDALRGRVARGLLLLVGALGVTAHALTAQQAVPVRPAPATAAPATPATAQGAARPGAQPALRTLPAGPAQPGPRDLPRRSEPQVQVPRPSEPAQTASRTGGEASIAPLLPAAQARDIAALQQRANGTAPLGTAESQRMAGRADSMIAKLAPQMDLKIGGTAQGEGLRMSGTVGVVVMMGLLSLLPMLLLMMTGFTRILVVLHFLKQALGTQSAPPGQLLAAMALLLSGFVMAPTLKDVNSTALEPWMDGKIEQVEMMSRAMVPFKAFMVRQVRDQDLQTFVDLADIPQPDSREAVPLTVLMSAFVTSELRTAFQIGFALFLPFIVIDVVVGSVLMSMGMVMLPPAMISMPFKLLLFVLVDGWGLVVTGLVQSFR is encoded by the coding sequence ATGAACGCTGCTGGCTACGCCGGCATGCTGGGAACGCTCGCCTTCGTGCTCGGACTGGTGGTGCTGGTGGCGAGGCTGGCAAAGCGGTTCCTCCCCGGCACCGTCACGGCCGCCGGCAGCGACGCCTTCGCCGTGATCCAGCGCATTCCCCTCGGCCAGCGCCAGGGCATCGCGGTGGTGCAGCGCGGCGACCTCCTCATCGGCGTGAGCGTGGGAGAGGGCGGTGTGCGCACCCTCTTCACGATGCCTGCCAACGGCGCAGGCGCGACCCTGCCCGACATCACGCCCGACGCGCACGAACACGACACGCCGGACATCGGGCCGGCCAGCAGCTTCACCAGGGTGCTCGGCGATGCGCTGCGCGGTCGCGTGGCCCGCGGCCTGCTGCTCCTCGTCGGCGCCCTCGGCGTCACGGCCCACGCACTCACGGCCCAGCAGGCGGTCCCGGTGCGTCCGGCGCCAGCCACCGCCGCGCCAGCCACCCCTGCCACCGCGCAGGGCGCCGCACGGCCCGGCGCGCAGCCCGCGCTCCGCACCCTGCCCGCCGGCCCCGCACAACCCGGCCCGCGCGACCTGCCGCGCCGCAGCGAGCCGCAGGTCCAGGTGCCACGGCCCTCCGAACCGGCGCAGACCGCGTCGCGCACCGGCGGAGAAGCCTCCATCGCACCCCTGCTCCCCGCCGCGCAGGCCCGCGACATCGCGGCCCTCCAGCAGCGCGCGAACGGCACCGCACCGCTCGGCACCGCCGAGTCGCAGCGGATGGCCGGCCGCGCCGACAGCATGATCGCGAAGCTCGCGCCGCAGATGGACCTGAAGATCGGCGGCACCGCACAGGGCGAGGGTCTCCGCATGAGCGGCACCGTGGGTGTCGTCGTCATGATGGGGCTGCTCTCGCTGCTGCCCATGCTGCTGCTGATGATGACCGGCTTCACCCGCATCCTCGTCGTGCTGCACTTCCTGAAGCAGGCGCTCGGCACGCAGTCGGCGCCGCCGGGGCAGCTGCTGGCGGCGATGGCGCTGCTCCTGAGCGGCTTCGTCATGGCGCCGACGCTCAAGGACGTGAACAGCACCGCCCTCGAGCCCTGGATGGACGGCAAGATCGAGCAGGTCGAGATGATGTCGCGCGCGATGGTGCCCTTCAAGGCGTTCATGGTGCGCCAGGTGCGCGACCAGGACCTGCAGACCTTCGTGGACCTGGCCGACATCCCGCAGCCCGATTCGCGCGAGGCCGTGCCGCTGACCGTGCTGATGAGCGCCTTCGTCACCAGTGAGCTCCGCACCGCATTCCAGATCGGCTTCGCACTCTTCCTGCCGTTCATCGTGATCGACGTCGTGGTGGGCTCGGTGCTGATGAGCATGGGCATGGTGATGCTGCCGCCCGCGATGATCTCGATGCCGTTCAAGCTGCTGCTGTTCGTGCTGGTGGACGGCTGGGGCCTGGTGGTCACGGGGCTCGTCCAGAGCTTCCGCTGA
- a CDS encoding FliM/FliN family flagellar motor switch protein has protein sequence MSNDTLNQSEIDRLLGGGAGSALDLASSGRKQVASQPEVQRYDFRRPHRISKERLRTIEAMYERMVKNLESYLMSRVRGQVEVRLQSVEQFSFGEFTLSLPTPCCSYITDINGRNGLQGVIDYGTDFAFFLVDRLFGGGSAPTVMNRPLTALEQDAVRLVADRTASIVRDVWAEVMPIELHVSGFEASPEILQVCAREDPVLVANIEVSATNISSLIMVCLPFASLEEYFTTADTRRVSSTARSKEELKTQRRFTEASLRNTNVQVAARLPDFRLTMKDLSQVAVGTVINTGLSANSLLTITVEGQPRRVATAGRTGGKLAARITDGRIPENRIIGSITPAAPDTP, from the coding sequence ATGTCGAACGACACGCTGAACCAGAGCGAGATCGACCGCCTCCTCGGTGGCGGTGCCGGCAGCGCGCTCGACCTCGCGTCGAGCGGGCGCAAGCAGGTTGCCAGCCAGCCCGAGGTGCAGCGCTACGACTTCCGCCGCCCGCACCGCATCTCGAAGGAGCGCCTGCGCACCATCGAGGCGATGTACGAGCGCATGGTGAAGAACCTCGAGAGCTACCTGATGTCGCGCGTGCGCGGCCAGGTGGAGGTGCGCCTGCAGAGCGTGGAGCAGTTCAGCTTCGGCGAGTTCACGCTCTCGCTGCCGACACCCTGCTGCAGCTACATCACCGACATCAACGGCAGGAACGGCCTGCAGGGCGTGATCGACTACGGCACCGACTTCGCCTTCTTCCTCGTCGACCGCCTCTTCGGTGGCGGCAGTGCGCCGACGGTGATGAACCGCCCGCTCACCGCGCTCGAGCAGGACGCCGTCCGCCTCGTCGCCGACCGCACCGCCTCCATCGTGCGCGACGTCTGGGCCGAGGTGATGCCGATCGAGCTGCACGTCAGCGGGTTCGAGGCCTCGCCCGAGATCCTGCAGGTCTGCGCCCGCGAGGACCCGGTGCTGGTGGCGAACATCGAGGTGTCGGCCACCAACATCTCGTCGCTGATCATGGTCTGCCTGCCGTTCGCGTCGCTCGAGGAGTACTTCACGACGGCCGACACGCGCCGCGTCTCGAGCACCGCCCGCAGCAAGGAGGAGCTCAAGACGCAACGCCGCTTCACCGAGGCCTCGCTGCGCAACACCAACGTGCAGGTCGCGGCCCGCCTGCCCGACTTCCGCCTCACCATGAAGGACCTGTCGCAAGTCGCCGTCGGCACCGTGATCAACACGGGGCTGAGTGCCAACTCGCTGCTGACCATCACCGTCGAGGGACAGCCGCGGCGGGTGGCCACTGCCGGCCGCACCGGCGGCAAGCTCGCCGCGCGCATCACCGATGGGCGCATCCCCGAAAACCGCATCATCGGCTCCATCACCCCCGCCGCCCCCGACACGCCATGA
- the fliN gene encoding flagellar motor switch protein FliN, producing the protein MNQDEIAALIAAKNAGLPLDDAGGDTATSEDFPADYSELDSTIGSSAEVPMHMLMDLTLPVSIELGRTTMSVQEILQLGRGSVVQLERLAGEPIDIYVGDRRFAEGEVVVLGENFGVRVTRIINRSGGTELLG; encoded by the coding sequence ATGAACCAGGACGAGATCGCCGCCCTCATCGCGGCAAAGAACGCCGGCCTGCCGCTGGACGACGCCGGTGGTGACACCGCCACCAGCGAGGACTTCCCGGCCGACTACTCCGAACTCGACTCCACCATCGGCTCCAGCGCGGAAGTGCCGATGCACATGCTCATGGACCTCACCCTGCCGGTCTCGATCGAGCTGGGACGCACCACGATGTCGGTGCAGGAGATCCTGCAGCTCGGGCGCGGATCGGTCGTGCAGCTCGAGCGGCTGGCCGGTGAGCCGATCGACATCTACGTCGGGGACCGTCGCTTCGCCGAGGGTGAGGTGGTGGTGCTCGGCGAGAACTTCGGGGTGCGCGTGACGCGCATCATCAACCGGTCGGGTGGCACGGAGCTGCTCGGATGA